One window from the genome of Methanosarcinales archaeon encodes:
- a CDS encoding universal stress protein: MTRYEILLATDGSQWGHKAEIAAMKIARSYEIRMAAIYVAVARKDSAREELVAKGEEVLNSVVEMGAGMGIQVDKILVGVSMQHMPKRGACAESIAKAILDAAGKYKVHTIVLGSKGESEINPEIGSVALEVVKKTNCTVLVAR, from the coding sequence ATGACAAGATATGAAATACTGTTAGCAACCGACGGCTCGCAGTGGGGACACAAAGCCGAGATCGCAGCCATGAAGATCGCCAGGTCATATGAGATCCGTATGGCAGCCATTTATGTGGCAGTTGCACGAAAGGACTCGGCCCGGGAGGAACTGGTGGCAAAGGGTGAGGAAGTACTGAACAGCGTGGTAGAAATGGGAGCCGGGATGGGAATCCAGGTGGATAAGATCCTGGTGGGAGTAAGCATGCAGCACATGCCAAAAAGGGGCGCATGTGCCGAATCCATTGCCAAGGCCATCCTGGATGCTGCTGGGAAATACAAGGTGCACACCATAGTATTGGGCAGCAAGGGCGAGAGTGAGATCAACCCGGAGATCGGGAGCGTGGCGCTTGAAGTGGTCAAGAAAACGAACTGTACCGTGCTGGTGGCACGGTAA